From one Rattus rattus isolate New Zealand chromosome 15, Rrattus_CSIRO_v1, whole genome shotgun sequence genomic stretch:
- the Plac8l1 gene encoding PLAC8-like protein 1 — protein MSWLGHHFSRWCEDISLLSTHIPLFSPMPSEDEHLISDLRSHVPAHVVVKQPIRGASGRTTVTAIVQTGGDWSTGLFSVCRDRKICFWGLFCPMCLECDIARHYGECLCWPLLPGSSFALRIGTRERHKIQGTLCEDWVMVHCCWPFSICQVARELKMRTSQLYEICEVPELKDTLV, from the exons ATGAGCTGGCTGGGACATCATTTCTCCAGGTGGTGTGAAGACATTTCCTTGCTCAGTACACACATACCACTCTTCTCACCCATGCCTTCTGAAGACGAGCATTTAATCTCCGACTTGAG GAGCCATGTGCCAGCTCATGTCGTGGTGAAGCAGCCAATCCGTGGAGCCAGTGGCAGGACCACAGTCACAGCTATTGTTCAGACTGGTGGGGACTGGAGCACCGGCCTCTTCAGTGtctgcagagacaggaaaatct GTTTCTGGGGTCTGTTTTGTCCCATGTGTCTTGAGTGTGACATTGCCAGGCATTATGGAGAGTGTCTCTGTTGGCCACTGTTACCAGGGTCCTCCTTTGCATTGAGAATTGGCACCAGAGAAAGACATAAGATACAG GGGACCCTCTGTGAAGACTGGGTGATGGTGCATTGCTGCTGGCCTTTCTCCATCTGTCAGGTGGCCCGAGAACTTAAGATGAGAACCTCTCAACTCTACGAAATCTGTGAAGTCCCCGAACTCAAGGACACCCTGGTCTGa